From one Trifolium pratense cultivar HEN17-A07 linkage group LG1, ARS_RC_1.1, whole genome shotgun sequence genomic stretch:
- the LOC123904241 gene encoding DNA glycosylase/AP lyase ROS1-like isoform X1 — protein sequence MEVEEMKRKEPQAEIPWIPTTPVKPVVPKSAPICTPVEGNSQIYHQANGAFACSEFPHGTEKNRESHDGSVPAATITDIAGENGKICDKTASDNVSCWSGLGSAEFVFRTEVASSSATRIGDNNGLNDLVVPSVVSENSRDPHETSDIACCSKRTSQDDPAKKLDKDGTPPDKELCDPAVEFAAVSSALMENHNPDEGSSLCTGLNKTPEKKPRRKKHRPKVIREGKPKRTPKPATPKPAPSKENTTGKRKYVRRKELKKTSTPAEVTGEIAEETPEAAKMSCQRSLNFDTGTKDESSAGRENITALLGKENGVAAQETNFGLICDLNTSVNVKHASNSSMSLPEETHETKPKENPTGKRKYIRRKLNKTSAPPAEVTGELTTEKMPELAKPPCKSCTNFDKGGMEESSAVKETATAHLSEENVVTEGTNPDLAYDVKTPMKQASDSNVSLTEDTQTINKSSRRKKLKEGPITKRQYERRSKLNKSSTPTTEVSGDLPGKTMPESAKTSCQKSLNFDRGARDEGSADKENATVHPCKETGAAIQEIEVGFGYDMESFMKQAGENNYLSFCNDKQTPTVRPCEETGAVVQEIDVCLDYDMETFMKPAAENNYMSFCNNEQTTSTSPSKTNPPGEKPKQNLTGNKYQRRKRLNKSPTCQTEMTGEDTGAMMPESKATPMKRFSDVDMGVKDESSARKEIVNVQMGDLVEETPVSLAYNQDTWIKQALNSYMSGDAQAPSTDPSKDNPPGEKPEENPNGKRKCVKKKRSKRTSPREMTDELTEPIMSEPTVISCRMSINFDNGGRDESNMCNESLASDQNTLVKEMSNSHMSLSENTQAPSACLPKSNPPGAKRNPSNKNKRKGLPTAEDGNISNGQVSTIESQMVGCEREHSGTTELADNNNMNLIGAHYNGLHSYQSKFPLQFPNIQKKKRTEKEKTNTCITSSVIAENGVPLMFSPQYAQVHPYASNYNSWMYGSGYNTAVIPMINECTENYIHNTQTFDEFRLSLRRVTERSQFEAQTSDYNSHYNSLMRIRSCVEPDYTAKQLEFSDRQTIRDAERPQTCIDVLVEDMPVSCAKKKQNKKRSVISSSAHPNTDEMQQCHNFALVNHNLAQGKSSDTARRRKKARDVEALTAQFRRLNINTGEKDLVLYKQNALVPFQGSFDPIKKQRPRPKVDLDEETDRVWKLLLLDINHEGVDGTDEDKAKWWEEERNVFRGRAESFIARMHLVQGDRRFSRWKGSVVDSVVGVFLTQNVSDHLSSSAFMALAARYPKKSGSTSTAYDGEGTSLVNIVEPEENTECDVKLLNQSVCNQSSMTVDIVEHSGNDSCRITSSPISLTDESNCKLTESPQTNITECHSPMVMIEEGEEKSRYGGRKELNDIVSSQSSVISFQISGDFSNDQNPEKIGSCSDSNSEIEDLSSTAKYNGCGSFSKLLEMVSSTKFYEVNSQRSESTENMRNGNAIESSFPPHNSGAREVNCPDPFKTEASSSGILKNKDGNEMNMPSFQIAESAGYVAVTHSPTIASQVHPQEQSNHMQQQSFFNISGQTHDLVQKERNLNLGDHKEVVRSETNEISSSPIKPKSKSQVQEEKDNFDWDSLRIKAQAKAGKREKTEDTMDSLDWEALRCADVGDIANTIKERGMNNRLAERIQKFLNRVVEDHGSIDLEWLRDVPPDQAKEYLLSVRGLGLKSVECVRLLTLHHLAFPVDTNVGRIAVRLGWVPLQPLPESLQLHLLEMYPVLESIQKYLWPRLCKLDQKTLYELHYQMITFGKVFCTKSKPNCNACPMRAECRHFASAFASARLALPGPEQKNIVSVAGNIAADENPPVVMSQLPLPLPGNTNQVEEIPQTEVSGQLAKFEVNICQPIIEEPASPEPECPQVELSDIEDSFYDDKCEIPTIELNIEEFTLNLQNYMQRNMELQEGEMSKALVALNTQAASIPVPKLKNVSRLRTEHCVYELPDNHPLLEGWETREPDDPGKYLLAIWTPGETADSTQAPECKCSFHEECGQLCNEKECFSCNSFREANSQIVRGTLLIPCRTAMRGSFPLNGTYFQVNEVFADHESSLNPVSVPRSWIWNLGRRTVYFGTSTTSIFKGLTTQEIQQAFWRGYICVRGFERKTRAPRPLMARLHFPASKLAQAAKEKAKESSPAKNSQVPKPNPEITAKKSRGPKPNSESTTKKSQVPKPNADSLAEKSPEPKPDSEQPELILNSHSLQEIGTA from the exons ATGGAGGTtgaagaaatgaagagaaagGAGCCGCAAGCAGAGATTCCATGGATCCCTACAACCCCTGTTAAGCCGGTTGTACCAAAATCAGCTCCGATCTGTACTCCAGTGGAAGGAAACAGCCAAATCTACCATCAAGCTAATGGAGCATTTGCATGTTCTGAATTCCCACATGGAACAGAGAAAAACAGAGAATCCCATGATGGGTCAGTACCTGCGGCTACAATTACAGACATTGCAGGTGAAAATGGCAAAATCTGTGACAAGACAGCTTCTGATAATGTTTCATGTTGGAGTGGTTTAGGTTCTGCCGAATTTGTGTTTCGGACAGAGGTAGCTTCGTCGAGTGCAACACGAATAGGAGACAATAATGGATTGAATGATCTAGTTGTTCCTTCAGTTGTCTCTGAGAATTCAAGAGATCCTCATG AAACATCTGACATTGCTTGTTGTAGCAAGAGAACTTCCCAGGATGATCCTGCCAAAAAGCTTGACAAGGATGGAACCCCACCGGACAAAGAACTTTGTGACCCTGCTGTAGAATTTGCTGCTGTTTCTTCAGCGTTGATGGAGAATCACAACCCAGATGAAGGAAGCAGCCTCTGTACAGGCCTAAATAAAACACCAGAAAAAAAGCCAAGGAGAAAAAAGCATCGTCCCAAGGTCATTAGAGAAGGAAAACCCAAAAGAACTCCGAAGCCAGCTACCCCAAAGCCTGCTCCATCAAAAGAAAACACAACTGGCAAGAGGAAGTATGTCAGAagaaaagaattgaaaaaaacTTCTACTCCAGCAGAAGTGACAGGAGAAATCGCTGAAGAAACGCCTGAAGCTGCCAAAATGTCATGTCAAAGATCCTTAAATTTTGACACAGGAACAAAAGACGAGAGCTCTGCAGGCAGAGAAAATATAACTGCACTTCTAGGAAAAGAAAATGGTGTAGCCGCACAAGAAACCAATTTCGGCCTTATTTGTGATTTAAACACTTCAGTTAATGTTAAGCATGCATCAAACAGTTCCATGTCATTACCAGAAGAGACACATGAGACAAAGCCAAAAGAAAACCCAACTGGCAAGAGGAAATATATAAGAAGGAAATTGAACAAGACTTCGGCTCCTCCAGCAGAAGTTACAGGTGAATTGACTACAGAAAAGATGCCCGAATTGGCCAAACCGCCCTGTAAAAGTTGCACAAATTTTGACAAAGGAGGAATGGAAGAGAGTTCTGCAGTCAAAGAAACTGCAACTGCACATCTGAGCGAAGAAAATGTAGTCACCGAGGGAACAAATCCAGATCTTGCATATGATGTAAAAACTCCTATGAAGCAGGCATCAGACAGTAATGTGTCTTTAACAGAAGATACGCAAACCATAAATAAATCGTCAAGAAGAAAAAAGCTAAAAGAAGGCCCAATTACCAAAAGGCAGTATGAGAGAAGGTCAAAATTGAACAAGTCTTCCACTCCTACTACAGAAGTATCCGGAGACTTGCCTGGAAAAACGATGCCAGAATCTGCCAAAACTTCTTGTCAGAAGTCCTTAAATTTTGACAGAGGAGCAAGAGATGAAGGTTCTGCCGACAAAGAAAATGCAACTGTGCATCCATGCAAAGAAACTGGTGCAGCAATTCAGGAAATTGAGGTAGGCTTTGGCTATGATATGGAGAGTTTCATGAAGCAGGCAGGAGAAAATAATTACCTGTCATTCTGTAATGATAAACAAACCCCAACTGTGCGTCCATGCGAAGAAACTGGTGCAGTAGTGCAGGAAATTGATGTATGCCTTGACTATGATATGGAGACTTTCATGAAGCCAGCAGCAGAAAATAACTACATGTCATTTTGTAATAATGAACAAACCACAAGTACATCTCCTTCAAAAACCAATCCCCCAGGGGAAAAGCCAAAACAAAACCTGACTGGAAATAAATATCAGAGAAGAAAACGATTGAACAAGTCGCCTACTTGTCAAACAGAAATGACAGGAGAAGATACTGGAGCAATGATGCCAGAATCTAAAGCAACGCCGATGAAAAGGTTCTCAGATGTTGACATGGGAGTGAAAGATGAAAGTTCTGCACGCAAAGAAATTGTAAATGTGCAAATGGGCGATTTGGTAGAGGAAACGCCTGTAAGCCTTGCCTACAATCAAGATACTTGGATCAAGCAGGCATTAAATAGTTACATGTCTGGAGACGCACAAGCCCCAAGTACAGATCCTTCAAAAGATAATCCTCCTGGAGAAAAGCCAGAAGAAAACCCAAATGGCAAGAGGAAGTGTGTGAAAAAGAAGAGATCGAAGAGGACTTCTCCAAGAGAAATGACAGATGAATTAACTGAACCAATTATGTCTGAACCTACCGTAATATCGTGTAGAATGTCCATAAACTTTGACAATGGAGGAAGAGATGAAAGTAATATGTGCAATGAAAGCCTCGCCAGCGATCAAAACACCTTGGTGAAAGAGATGTCAAATAGTCACATGTCATTATCTGaaaacacacaagctccaagTGCATGCCTTCCAAAAAGCAATCCTCCTGGGGCGAAGCGGAATCCcagcaacaaaaacaaaagaaaaggcCTCCCAACGGCTGAGGATGGAAACATCAGTAACGGTCAAGTTTCAACAATAGAGTCACAGATGGTTGGTTGCGAGAGAGAGCATTCTGGAACCACTGAACTGGCAGATAACAACAACATGAATCTGATTGGGGCACACTATAATGGACTGCACTCATACCAGTCAAAGTTTCCGCTTCAATTTCCAAATATCCAGAAGAAAAAGAGAACTGAAAAGGAGAAAACTAACACTTGTATTACATCTTCTGTGATTGCCGAAAATGGAGTACCACTAATGTTCTCTCCCCAATATGCGCAAGTGCATCCTTATGCATCAAACTACAATTCCTGGATGTATGGTTCTGGATATAATACAGCTGTAATTCCCATGATAAATGAATGTACagaaaattatattcataataCTCAAACATTTGACGAGTTCAGATTATCTTTGAGAAGGGTGACTGAAAGATCTCAATTTGAAGCTCAAACTTCTGATTACAATTCTCATTATAATTCTCTAATGAGAATTAGAAGCTGTGTTGAACCAGATTATACTGCAAAACAACTGGAATTTTCAGACCGGCAAACAATTAGAGATGCAGAAAGACCACAAACATGCATTGATGTCTTAGTTGAGGATATGCCTGTATCATGTgcaaaaaagaagcaaaataaaaagagaagtgTTATTTCCAGTTCAGCACATCCTAACACAGATGAGATGCAACAGTGCCATAATTTTGCATTGGTAAATCACAACCTGGCGCAAGGAAAGTCATCAG ATACTGCTCGTAGACGGAAAAAAGCTCGTGATGTTGAAGCATTAACAGCGCAATTTAGACGGCTAAACATAAACACAGGAGAGAAGGACCTTGTCTTATATAAGCAGAATGCACTTGTTCCCTTTCAGGGCTCATTTGATCCGATCAAAAAACAGCGTCCACGACCTAAAGTTGACCTTGATGAGGAGACTGATAGAGTGTGGAAGCTTTTGCTGTTAGATATAAACCATGAAGGGGTTGATGGAACAGATGAAGACAAGGCCAAATGGTGGGAAGAAGAACGTAATGTGTTCCGTGGACGAGCGGAATCATTTATAGCCCGGATGCATCTTGTACAAG GTGACAGACGATTTTCTCGATGGAAAGGATCAGTTGTGGATTCAGTGGTAGGAGTTTTCCTCACTCAAAATGTATCAGACCATCTTTCCAG TTCTGCATTCATGGCCCTTGCTGCTCGATATCCCAAAAAGTCAGGCAGCACGAGCACAGCATATGACGGAGAAGGCACAAGCCTGGTGAATATAGTGGAACCAGAAGAGAACACAGAATGTGATGTAAAGTTATTGAATCAATCTGTTTGCAACCAGAGTTCTATGACAGTAGATATAGTTGAGCATTCTGGCAATGATTCCTGCAGAATTACGAGTAGCCCAATCAGCTTAACAGATGAATCAAACTGCAAACTAACAGAATCACCTCAAACAAATATTACAGAATGTCACAGTCCAATGGTTATGATTGAGGAAGGGGAAGAAAAATCACGTTATGGTGGTAGGAAAGAGCTTAATGACATAGTTTCATCCCAATCCTCTGTCATTTCATTTCAAATATCTGGAGATTTTTCAAATGATCAAAATCCTGAGAAGATTGGATCATGCTCAGATAGCAACTCAGAAATTGAAGATCTGTCAAGCACAGCAAAGTACAACGGTTGTGGTTCCTTCAGTAAGCTTCTAGAAATGGTAAGTTCAACCAAGTTTTATGAAGTTAACAGTCAAAGAAGCGAATCAACTGAGAACATGAGAAATGGAAATGCAATAGAAAGCTCTTTCCCACCCCACAACTCAGGAGCTCGTGAAGTTAACTGCCCTGATCCTTTCAAAACAGAAGCTTCGTCAAGTGGCATCTTAAAGAATAAAGACGGAAATGAGATGAATATGCCTAGTTTTCAAATAGCCGAGTCTGCAGGCTATGTTGCAGTTACTCATTCTCCAACTATTGCATCTCAAGTCCATCCTCAGGAACAGAGTAATCACATGCAGCAGCAAAGCTTTTTCAACATTTCTGGACAAACTCATGATCTGGTTCAGAAAGAAAGGAATTTAAATCTTGGTGACCACAAAGAAGTTGTGAGGAGTGAAACCAATGAGATAAGTTCTTCCCCAATAAAACCAAAGAGCAAAAGTCAAGTACAGGAGGAAAAGGACAATTTTGACTGGGATAGTTTACGAATAAAAGCACAAGCTAAGGCTGGGAAAAGAGAAAAGACAGAAGACACCATGGATTCTTTAGACTGGGAGGCCCTGAGATGTGCAGATGTTGGTGACATTGCTAATACCATCAAAGAACGGGGCATGAACAACAGGCTTGCCGAGCGGATTCAG AAATTCCTGAATAGAGTGGTTGAAGATCATGGAAGCATTGACCTCGAGTGGCTGAGAGACGTACCACCTGACCAAGCAAA GGAATATTTGCTGAGCGTAAGAGGACTGGGATTGAAAAGTGTGGAGTGTGTGCGGCTTTTAACACTGCACCATCTTGCCTTCCCG GTAGACACAAACGTTGGACGTATAGCAGTACGCTTGGGGTGGGTACCACTCCAGCCACTGCCAGAGTCACTGCAGTTGCATCTCCTAGAAAT GTACCCAGTGTTGGAGTCGATACAAAAGTATCTCTGGCCTCGATTGTGCAAGCTAGATCAAAAAACATT ATATGAGCTACATTACCAGATGATTACATTTGGAAAG GTCTTCTGTACAAAAAGTAAACCAAATTGTAATGCATGCCCAATGAGAGCAGAATGTCGACACTTTGCCAGTGCATTTGCGAG TGCAAGGCTTGCCCTGCCTGGACCAGAGCAGAAGAATATAGTTAGTGTAGCTGGAAATATTGCGGCTGATGAGAACCCACCTGTAGTCATGAGTCAGTTGCCCTTGCCTCTTCCTGGGAACACAAATCAAGTGGAAGAAATTCCCCAAACAGAAGTGAGCGGACAACTGGCAAAATTTGAAGTAAATATCTGCCAACCTATCATTGAAGAGCCGGCAAGTCCAGAACCAGAATGTCCTCAAGTTGAACTAAGTGATATAGAGGATTCCTTCTATGATGACAAGTGTGAAATTCCGACCATTGAACTTAACATAGAGGAGTTCACTCTGAATTTACAAAACTATATGCAAAGAAACATGGAACTTCAAGAAGGTGAAATGTCAAAGGCTCTGGTTGCTTTGAATACACAAGCTGCATCCATTCCTGTGCCCAAGCTAAAGAATGTTAGCCGATTACGAACAGAGCATTGTGT TTATGAACTCCCGGATAATCATCCTCTTCTGGAAGGG TGGGAAACACGAGAACCTGATGATCCTGGCAAATATCTTCTTGCTATATGGACTCCAG gaGAGACAGCAGATTCCACACAGGCGCCGGAATGCAAATGCAGCTTTCACGAAGAATGTGGACAGCTCTGCAACGAGAAGGAATGTTTCTCTTGCAACAGTTTCCGAGAAGCAAATTCACAGATAGTTAGAGGCACACTTCTG ATACCATGTCGAACAGCTATGCGTGGGAGTTTTCCACTAAATGGCACCTATTTCCAGGTGAACGAG GTATTTGCTGACCATGAGTCCAGCCTTAATCCTGTTAGTGTTCCCCGAAGTTGGATCTGGAACCTCGGTAGACGAACGGTATATTTTGGAACCTCCACAACGTCAATATTTAAAG GTTTAACAACACAAGAAATTCAACAGGCCTTTTGGAGAG GATATATCTGTGTACGAGGATTTGAAAGGAAAACGCGGGCACCCCGCCCTTTGATGGCTCGACTGCACTTTCCAGCTAGCAAATTGGCCCAAGCCGCCAAAGAGAAGGCGAAGGAGTCAAGCCCGGCGAAGAACTCACAAGTACCTAAACCGAATCCTGAAATTACGGCAAAGAAATCACGAGGACCGAAACCAAACTCTGAAAGTACGACGAAGAAATCACAAGTACCGAAACCAAATGCTGATAGTCTGGCGGAGAAATCACCAGAACCGAAACCAGATTCTGAACAACCTGAACTGATTTTGAACAGTCACAGCCTTCAGGAGATAGGAACAGCATGA